In Prunus dulcis chromosome 2, ALMONDv2, whole genome shotgun sequence, a single genomic region encodes these proteins:
- the LOC117617546 gene encoding uncharacterized protein LOC117617546, producing the protein MSQAVVAAAASSSSSCSATFTRHQYHHSIKTPQLLTSPKLLPSNQCQKSSFQGLSLGEAKRGVFGSFVAVAEAEKRSNASTRTGLGIITAKTAGASKTIEAEVDKPLGLTLGQKPGSGVTITAVDGGGNAAKAGLKAGDQVLYTSSFFGDELWPADKLGFTKTAVQAKPDSVYFVVSRGGASVDVKRLPKRPAPPRFGRKLTEAQKARATHICIDCGFIYTLQKPFEEQPDAYVCPQCRAPKKRFTRYDVNTGKAIGGGLPPIGVIIGLLAGLAGVGALLVYGLQ; encoded by the exons ATGTCACAAGCGGTGGTTGCTGCAGctgcctcctcctcctcttcttgcTCTGCCACCTTCACCAGGCACCAGTACCACCACTCCATCAAAACTCCACAGCTTCTTACAAGTCCAAAACTTTTGCCATCAAATCAATGCCAG aaaaGTAGCTTCCAAGGCTTGTCACTTGGAGAAGCCAAAAGGGGTGTCTTTGGTTCTTTCGTAGCTGTAGCTGAGGCTGAGAAGAGGAGTAACGCAAGCACAAGAACAGGGCTTGGGATTATTACAGCAAAAACTGCCGGGGCTTCAAAGACAATTGAGGCTGAGGTTGACAAGCCATTAGGCCTCACTTTGGGTCAAAAGCCCGGAAGTGGTGTTACCATCACT GCCGTGGATGGAGGTGGGAATGCAGCAAAGGCAGGGCTCAAGGCAGGGGACCAGGTCCTCTACACTAGCAGCTTCTTTGGCGATGAATTATGGCCGGCAGATAAGCTGGGATTTACAAAAACTGCCGTCCAAGCTAAGCCAGACTCTGTTTACTTTGTTGTTAGCAG GGGTGGTGCTTCTGTAGATGTTAAACGACTGCCAAAGCGTCCGGCTCCTCCTCGCTTTGGAAGGAAACTAACTGAGGCTCAAAAG GCTAGAGCTACTCATATATGCATTGACTGTGGATTCATATACACATTACAGAAGCCTTTTGAAGAGCAG CCGGATGCATACGTATGCCCTCAATGCAGAGCACCAAAGAAGAGGTTCACACGATACGACGTGAACACCGGAAAAGCAATTGGTGGTGGTTTGCCTCCGATTGGTGTCATCATTGGCCTTCTGGCTGGTCTTGCCGGGGTTGGAGCATTGCTTGTATATGGTCTTCAATGA
- the LOC117619291 gene encoding pentatricopeptide repeat-containing protein CRP1, chloroplastic-like, whose translation MLMQSILGRKSPSLSSTGAFTPLPLLCSSCLKYSDTYKFHGSFTHSKRRKGVKEVKFIALTDQNHATTNCPNGEELSGESYNHLISDFCRAGQINKAMALLAEMEALGVRPNSVSYAHLIDALGSTGRTSEADMLFQEMISFGFRPRIKLYNVLLRGFLKKGLLGLAIRVLAVMGDLGAEKNQETYEILLDYYVNAGRLEDTWSMINEMKRKRFRLSSFVYSKVIGLYRDNGMWKKAMDIVGEIREMGMALDKQIYNSVIDTFGKYGEVDEALEVFEKMKQEGVKADITTFNSLIRWHCKAGDISKALELLTEMQEQGLYPDPKIFVTVISRLGEQGKWDMIQKTFENMKHRGHKKSGTIYAALVDIYGQYGKFKDAEECISALKAEGLIPSASMFCVLANAYAQQGLCGQTVKVLQLMEAEGIELNVIMLNVLMNAFGVAGRHLEALSIYHYIKESGFSPDVVTYTTLMKAYIRARKFDKVPEVYKEMEHAGCTPDRKARQMLQVALMVLQQRNCE comes from the exons ATGCTGATGCAGTCCATTTTGGGTCGCAAGTCACCTTCACTTTCATCTACAGGTGCCTTCACTCCTCTCCCTTTGTTGTGCTCAAGTTGTCTCAAATACTCTGATACATACAAGTTCCATGGTTCTTTCACTCACTCAAAGCGCAGAAAGGGTGTGAAAGAAGTCAAATTCATAGCATTAACTGATCAAAACCATGCAACTACTAACTGCCCAAATGGTGAGGAACTCTCTGGTGAGTCATACAACCAtttgataagtgatttttgtAGAGCAGGGCAAATTAACAAGGCCATGGCTCTTCTTGCTGAAATGGAAGCTCTTGGGGTTCGACCCAATTCAGTGTCTTACGCTCATTTGATTGACGCTCTTGGAAGTACTGGCAGGACTTCGGAGGCTGATATGTTGTTTCAGGAAATGATATCTTTTGGGTTTAGGCCAAGAATTAAGCTTTACAATGTTTTGCTCAGAGGGTTTTTGAAGAAAGGCCTCTTAGGACTGGCAATTAGAGTTTTGGCGGTAATGGGTGATTTGGGGGCCGAGAAAAATCAAGAGACATATGAGATTCTTCTTGATTACTATGTCAATGCTGGGAGGTTGGAAGATACTTGGTCAATGATTAATGAGATGAAGCGGAAGAGGTTTCGGCTAAGCTCATTTGTGTACAGTAAGGTTATTGGTCTTTACAGGGACAATGGAATGTGGAAGAAAGCAATGGACATTGTGGGCGAGATAAGGGAGATGGGGATGGCATTAGACAAACAGATTTACAACAGCGTTATTGATACATTTGGGAAATATGGTGAGGTGGATGAAGCTTTGGAAGtgtttgagaaaatgaaacaAGAAGGTGTAAAGGCTGATATAACGACGTTTAATTCCTTGATACGGTGGCATTGTAAGGCTGGTGATATAAGTAAGGCACTTGAGTTGTTAACTGAGATGCAGGAACAGGGGTTATATCCTGATCCAAAGATCTTTGTCACCGTTATCAGCCGACTGGGGGAGCAGGGGAAGTGGGATATGATACAGAAGACTTTTGAGAACATGAAACACCGAGGGCATAAGAAAAGTGGGACCATTTATGCTGCGTTGGTTGATATTTATGggcaatatggaaaatttaAGGATGCAGAAGAGTGTATATCTGCCCTAAAGGCGGAAGGTCTTATTCCTTCAGCCAGCATGTTTTGCGTCTTAGCAAATGCCTACGCTCAGCAG GGATTATGCGGACAGACAGTTAAGGTACTTCAGCTCATGGAAGCTGAGGGAATTGAACTGAATGTCATAATGCTGAATGTGCTGATGAATGCATTCGGTGTTGCTGGTAGACATTTAGAGGCTTTATCCATTTATCACTATATAAAAGAAAGT GGTTTTAGCCCTGATGTGGTTACGTATACTACCCTCATGAAGGCATATATTCGGGCAAGGAAGTTCGATAAG GTCCCCGAGGTTTACAAGGAAATGGAACATGCTGGATGCACTCCGGATAGGAAGGCTAGGCAGATGTTACAAGTTGCTTTAATGGTCCTTCAACAGAGGAATTGTGAGTAG
- the LOC117617575 gene encoding 60S ribosomal protein L13-3-like: MVKHNNVIPSSHFRKHWQNYVKTWFNQPARKTRRRTARQKKAVKIFPRPTAGPLRPIVHGQTLKYNMKIRAGRGFTLEELKSAGIPKKLAPTIGIAVDHRRKNRSLEGLQANVQRLKTYKAKLVVFPRRAGKFKAGDSAPEELANATQLQGSYLPIAREKPSVELVKVTDDLKSFKAYDKLRVERMNQRHVGARLKKAAEAEKEEKK, encoded by the exons ATGGTGAAGCACAACAACGTTATCCCTAGCTCCCACTTCAGGAAACATTGGCAGAATTATGTCAAGACCTGGTTTAACCAACCTGCCAGGAAGACCAGGAGAAGAACTG CTCGCCAAAAGAAGGCTGTCAAAATCTTCCCTCGCCCTACTGCTGGACCTCTCCGTCCAATTGTTCATGGACAGACTTTGAAGTATAACATGAAAATTAGGGCTGGTAGGGGCTTTACTTTGGAAGAGTTGAAG TCTGCTGGGATACCAAAGAAACTTGCACCAACCATTGGGATCGCAGTTGATCATCGTAGGAAGAATCGTTCTCTTGAGGGTCTTCAAGCTAATGTGCAGCGACTGAAGACATACAAGGCCAAATTAGTTGTCTTCCCAAGACGTGCTGGCAAATTCAAG GCTGGTGATTCTGCCCCAGAGGAACTTGCTAATGCCACCCAGCTCCAAGGTTCCTACCTTCCAATTGCACGGGAGAAGCCTTCCGTTGAGCTTGTGAAGGTTACTGATGATTTGAAATCATTCAAGGCATATGACAAACTCCGTGTGGAAAGGATGAACCAACGTCATGTAGGTGCCAGGCTTAAGAAAGCAGCAGAGGCtgagaaggaagagaagaagtAG
- the LOC117617545 gene encoding late embryogenesis abundant protein At5g17165, producing MAANSSSRGIVSLGKRVVNEIRARDSTQLSALTLRRAAHASVYDKNPDEQIQPSIVPDDVIPPQPDKYWAPHPQTGVFGPAADHSHTAGGKDGSSPADIGEGASVLEQKAWFRPTSIEDLEKPHLP from the exons ATGGCCGCCAATTCGAGCAGTCGAGGGATCGTGAGCTTAGGGAAGCGAGTCGTCAACGAGATCCGAGCGCGCGATTCAACTCAGCTCTCTGCTCTCACTCTCAG GAGGGCTGCTCACGCCTCAGTCTACGACAAGAACCCTGATGAACAGATTCAACCCAGCATTGTGCCAGACGATGTGATCCCTCCCCAACCTGACAAGTACTGGGCTCCACACCCTCAAACTGGGGTATTTGGGCCTGCAGCTGACCATAGTCATACCGCAGGTGGAAAGGACGGCTCCTCGCCTGCGGATATTGGCGAGGGAGCCTCGGTGCTGGAGCAGAAGGCTTGGTTCCGCCCTACCAGCATCGAGGACTTGGAGAAGCCTCACCTTCCCTGA